The Cervus canadensis isolate Bull #8, Minnesota chromosome X, ASM1932006v1, whole genome shotgun sequence genome contains a region encoding:
- the LOC122435960 gene encoding melanoma-associated antigen B2-like isoform X2: MPRGQKSKNRAREKRRQARAETQGLHDQATTSGGEETASASLPDAESAPSSSSAAGTPKGPQGAQGTTSAATGAVRKRSGVSGKARSRAGAGGKARSKSGVGAEGQVQGGENSSQASAAESARTDLLTRKAEMLVQYMLYKYKVRELIKRSEMLKAVNKRYREQFPEILSRASERMELVFGLVLKEVRPNSHSYTLVSNLDLGNSESMRGDWGLPKNGLLMPLLGVIYLNGNHAPEEKIWKFLNMLGIYDGRNHFIFGEPRKLITEDLVREEFLEYRQVPSSDPPRYEFLWGPKALAESSKTKVLEFLAKVNSSAHTALPPNYEEAWREEVESTRARAAASAGPSASASAGPSASTRSGTTALATAGPSSSATAHPRAASSCSSHP, encoded by the coding sequence ATGCCCCGTGGGCAGAAGAGCAAGAACCGTGCTCGTGAGAAACGTCGCCAGGCCCGGGCTGAGACCCAGGGTCTTCATGATCAGGCCACCACATCTGGGGGAGAGGAGACTGCCTCCGCCTCCCTTCCTGATGCAGAGAGCGCTCCCTCAAGCTCATCTGCTGCTGGCACCCCCAAAGGGCCTCAGGGAGCCCAAGGCACCACCAGTGCTGCTACAGGTGCTGTACGCAAAAGATCTGGTGTCAGTGGCAAAGCACGCTCAAGAGCTGGTGCAGGTGGCAAAGCACGCTCAAAATCTGGTGTAGGTGCCGAGGGCCAGGTTCAGGGAGGTGAAAATTCCTCCCAGGCCTCAGCTGCTGAGAGTGCTCGCACAGATCTTCTGACCAGAAAGGCAGAGATGTTGGTGCAGTACATGCTGTATAAGTATAAGGTGAGGGAGCTCATTAAGAGGTCTGAAATGCTGAAGGCAGTCAATAAAAGGTACAGGGAGCAATTCCCTGAGATCCTCAGCAGGGCCTCTGAGCGCATGGAGCTGGTGTTTGGCCTGGTGCTGAAGGAAGTCAGGCCCAACAGTCACTCCTATACCTTGGTGAGCAACCTAGATCTCGGCAACAGTGAGTCTATGAGAGGTGATTGGGGGCTGCCGAAGAATGGTCTTCTGATGCCTCTGCTAGGTGTCATCTACCTGAATGGCAACCATGCCCCTGAAGAgaagatctggaagttcctgAATATGCTGGGCATCTATGATGGAAGAAATCACTTCATCTTTGGAGAGCCCAGGAAGCTCATCACAGAAGATCTGGTGCGGGAAGAGTTCCTGGAGTACCGCCAGGTGCCCAGCAGCGATCCCCCTCGCTATGAGTTCCTGTGGGGTCCTAAAGCGCTCGCAGAATCCAGCAAGACCAAAGTCCTGGAGTTTTTGGCCAAGGTCAACAGTTCCGCCCATACTGCCCTCCCGCCGAATTATGAGGAGGCTTGGAGAGAGGAAGTAGAGAGCACCAGAGCCAGAGCTGCAGCCAGTGCTGGCCCTTCTGCCTCAGCCAGTGCTGGCCCTTCTGCTTCAACCAGGTCTGGCACTACTGCCTTGGCCACCGCTGGCCCTTCTTCCTCGGCTACTGCGCACCCCAGGGCCGCATCCAGCTGCTCATCTCACCCCTAG
- the LOC122435960 gene encoding melanoma-associated antigen B2-like isoform X1, producing the protein MVRTLRAVDVPHHVIQTTSLCRHPWETSRIQVPQSPIGPDSCLRFLSTVVMPRGQKSKNRAREKRRQARAETQGLHDQATTSGGEETASASLPDAESAPSSSSAAGTPKGPQGAQGTTSAATGAVRKRSGVSGKARSRAGAGGKARSKSGVGAEGQVQGGENSSQASAAESARTDLLTRKAEMLVQYMLYKYKVRELIKRSEMLKAVNKRYREQFPEILSRASERMELVFGLVLKEVRPNSHSYTLVSNLDLGNSESMRGDWGLPKNGLLMPLLGVIYLNGNHAPEEKIWKFLNMLGIYDGRNHFIFGEPRKLITEDLVREEFLEYRQVPSSDPPRYEFLWGPKALAESSKTKVLEFLAKVNSSAHTALPPNYEEAWREEVESTRARAAASAGPSASASAGPSASTRSGTTALATAGPSSSATAHPRAASSCSSHP; encoded by the exons ATGGTGAGAACCTTGAGGGCTGTGGATGTTCCACACCACGTCATTCAGACCACATCTCTCTGTCGTCATCCCTGGGAGACCTCAAGGATACAG GTGCCCCAATCCCCTATTGGCCCAGATTCCTGCCTGCGGTTCCTGTCCACAGTCGTCATGCCCCGTGGGCAGAAGAGCAAGAACCGTGCTCGTGAGAAACGTCGCCAGGCCCGGGCTGAGACCCAGGGTCTTCATGATCAGGCCACCACATCTGGGGGAGAGGAGACTGCCTCCGCCTCCCTTCCTGATGCAGAGAGCGCTCCCTCAAGCTCATCTGCTGCTGGCACCCCCAAAGGGCCTCAGGGAGCCCAAGGCACCACCAGTGCTGCTACAGGTGCTGTACGCAAAAGATCTGGTGTCAGTGGCAAAGCACGCTCAAGAGCTGGTGCAGGTGGCAAAGCACGCTCAAAATCTGGTGTAGGTGCCGAGGGCCAGGTTCAGGGAGGTGAAAATTCCTCCCAGGCCTCAGCTGCTGAGAGTGCTCGCACAGATCTTCTGACCAGAAAGGCAGAGATGTTGGTGCAGTACATGCTGTATAAGTATAAGGTGAGGGAGCTCATTAAGAGGTCTGAAATGCTGAAGGCAGTCAATAAAAGGTACAGGGAGCAATTCCCTGAGATCCTCAGCAGGGCCTCTGAGCGCATGGAGCTGGTGTTTGGCCTGGTGCTGAAGGAAGTCAGGCCCAACAGTCACTCCTATACCTTGGTGAGCAACCTAGATCTCGGCAACAGTGAGTCTATGAGAGGTGATTGGGGGCTGCCGAAGAATGGTCTTCTGATGCCTCTGCTAGGTGTCATCTACCTGAATGGCAACCATGCCCCTGAAGAgaagatctggaagttcctgAATATGCTGGGCATCTATGATGGAAGAAATCACTTCATCTTTGGAGAGCCCAGGAAGCTCATCACAGAAGATCTGGTGCGGGAAGAGTTCCTGGAGTACCGCCAGGTGCCCAGCAGCGATCCCCCTCGCTATGAGTTCCTGTGGGGTCCTAAAGCGCTCGCAGAATCCAGCAAGACCAAAGTCCTGGAGTTTTTGGCCAAGGTCAACAGTTCCGCCCATACTGCCCTCCCGCCGAATTATGAGGAGGCTTGGAGAGAGGAAGTAGAGAGCACCAGAGCCAGAGCTGCAGCCAGTGCTGGCCCTTCTGCCTCAGCCAGTGCTGGCCCTTCTGCTTCAACCAGGTCTGGCACTACTGCCTTGGCCACCGCTGGCCCTTCTTCCTCGGCTACTGCGCACCCCAGGGCCGCATCCAGCTGCTCATCTCACCCCTAG